One genomic window of Campylobacter curvus includes the following:
- a CDS encoding RNA pyrophosphohydrolase — protein sequence MQKKYRPNVAAVILASSYPFKCEIFVARRVDLSDVWQFPQGGIDEGESPKEALLRELEEEIGTGKVKVLDEYPQWLSYDFPSGAAKKMYPFDGQTQKYFLVRLDADARINLKTKHPEFDDYKFVDVKNVLDGINHFKKPIYVKVLSYFKEKGFF from the coding sequence GTGCAAAAAAAATATAGGCCAAATGTTGCAGCTGTTATCCTTGCAAGCTCGTATCCCTTCAAATGCGAAATTTTCGTCGCGCGCAGAGTGGATCTCAGCGATGTTTGGCAGTTTCCTCAAGGCGGCATAGACGAGGGCGAGAGCCCTAAAGAGGCGCTATTAAGGGAGCTTGAAGAAGAGATAGGCACGGGCAAAGTGAAAGTGCTGGACGAGTATCCGCAGTGGCTCAGCTATGATTTTCCAAGCGGTGCGGCTAAAAAGATGTATCCTTTCGACGGGCAGACGCAAAAGTATTTTTTAGTGCGCCTAGATGCCGATGCGAGGATAAATTTAAAGACGAAGCACCCTGAATTTGACGACTATAAATTCGTGGATGTCAAAAACGTGCTTGACGGGATAAATCACTTCAAAAAGCCGATTTACGTTAAGGTTTTAAGTTATTTTAAAGAGAAAGGATTTTTCTAA
- the hemW gene encoding radical SAM family heme chaperone HemW translates to MLLYIHIPFCESKCPYCAFGSVTNAQALTGGYFDALLADLKFQIDKFKILKFSSVFIGGGTPSAVNAKFYKKIFAEISPFCNDKTEITSEANPNSANLRWLKEMRNLGVNRISFGAQSFFDDKLELLGRAHNCTQIYKAVQNAKNAGFKNINIDLIYATKLDNKKRLAQEALALKNLGVTHASAYSLTLEENTPFERKFELRNDSAALAKFMMKQIENIGLKQYEVSNFGKPCKHNLGYWQGKEYIGAGAYSVGFMRGARYYAQKDLARYIASPTYREIEILNDDELRMEHVFLGARSCVGIDERRLMPQQRQRAEILKRSRKLKFERGRYFVKNFLLADEIALFING, encoded by the coding sequence TTGCTGCTTTATATCCACATCCCTTTTTGCGAGAGCAAATGCCCTTACTGCGCTTTTGGCTCGGTCACAAACGCTCAAGCGCTCACGGGCGGATATTTTGACGCGCTTTTGGCGGATCTGAAATTTCAAATAGATAAATTTAAAATTTTAAAATTTAGCAGCGTTTTTATAGGCGGAGGCACGCCAAGTGCGGTGAATGCGAAATTCTACAAGAAAATTTTCGCTGAAATTTCGCCCTTTTGTAACGATAAAACAGAGATAACCAGCGAGGCAAATCCAAATTCCGCGAATTTAAGATGGCTCAAAGAGATGCGAAATTTAGGCGTAAATCGCATCAGCTTCGGAGCACAAAGCTTCTTTGACGATAAGCTTGAGCTACTTGGCAGAGCGCACAACTGCACGCAAATCTACAAAGCTGTGCAAAATGCCAAAAACGCGGGCTTTAAAAATATAAACATAGACCTCATCTACGCTACGAAGCTTGATAACAAAAAGCGTCTGGCGCAAGAGGCACTCGCTTTAAAAAATTTAGGCGTCACGCATGCCAGCGCTTATTCGCTCACGCTTGAGGAAAATACGCCCTTTGAGCGTAAATTCGAGCTTAGAAACGATAGCGCCGCGCTGGCTAAATTTATGATGAAGCAAATAGAAAATATAGGATTAAAGCAGTATGAGGTTTCAAATTTCGGAAAGCCTTGTAAGCACAATCTAGGCTACTGGCAAGGCAAAGAGTATATCGGCGCGGGGGCATACTCCGTGGGTTTTATGAGAGGTGCAAGATACTACGCGCAAAAAGATTTGGCCCGCTACATCGCCTCACCGACGTATCGCGAGATAGAGATCTTAAACGATGACGAGCTAAGGATGGAGCATGTATTTTTGGGCGCTAGAAGCTGCGTAGGCATAGATGAGCGCAGGCTGATGCCGCAACAAAGGCAAAGGGCTGAAATTTTAAAGAGATCGCGCAAACTGAAATTTGAGCGCGGTAGGTATTTCGTCAAAAATTTCCTCCTTGCCGACGAGATCGCTTTGTTTATAAACGGTTAA
- a CDS encoding HobA family DNA replication regulator, producing the protein MQDFIKWTLEAIREEKSLMSWMEECRVEWTPLLASRLKFLLEGRTFIVITDDERSWFESYLLKKINRASNARPLLPFVSLRALYPALDEINSKEQILLLQDMLSLAFPNGYVYFYIGKSIDKRAAIAKSAESSYMWLFDEQAQNSFTLNSGDENLDVKLLTLFKLFDKSIDAVLFAKVIL; encoded by the coding sequence ATGCAGGACTTCATAAAATGGACGCTTGAGGCGATCAGAGAGGAAAAATCGCTGATGAGCTGGATGGAGGAGTGCCGCGTAGAGTGGACGCCCCTGCTTGCTTCTAGGCTTAAATTTTTGCTTGAGGGTCGCACCTTTATAGTCATAACCGATGACGAGCGCTCGTGGTTTGAGAGCTATTTGCTAAAAAAGATAAACCGCGCCTCAAACGCTCGCCCGCTGTTGCCTTTCGTCAGTCTAAGAGCGCTATATCCCGCGCTTGATGAGATAAACTCCAAAGAGCAAATTTTACTGCTTCAAGATATGCTGAGTCTCGCATTTCCAAACGGATATGTCTATTTTTATATCGGCAAGAGCATAGACAAGCGCGCCGCGATAGCAAAATCAGCCGAGAGCAGCTATATGTGGCTCTTTGACGAGCAGGCTCAAAACAGCTTCACGCTAAATTCCGGCGATGAAAATTTAGACGTCAAGTTGCTGACGCTATTTAAGCTCTTTGACAAGAGCATAGACGCGGTCTTGTTTGCTAAGGTCATCTTATAG
- a CDS encoding aspartate kinase, giving the protein MLIVQKFGGTSVGTLERIDAVAQRVIETKNSGADIVVVVSAMSGVTNQLVEYSEYFGKHPDPVATDMLLSSGEQVTTALLTIALNAKGYPCVALTGAMAGIATDDVHTKARIEAIDTTRMKKELKADRIVVVAGFQGIDAHGDITTLGRGGSDLSAVAIAGALNADLCEIFTDVDGVYTTDPRIEKRAKKLEKVSYDEMLELASAGAKVLQNRSVELAKKLNVKLVTRSSFNHNEGTLIVKEEDMEAVLVSGIALDKNQARVTLRGVVDKPGIAAEIFTALAKKNINVDMIIQNVGHDGTTNLGFTVPQNELELAKETMQKLSAARNVEYDDAIVKVSVVGVGMKSHSGVACLAFETLAKEGINIQMISTSEIKISMVVDQKYGELAVRVLHEAYKLDK; this is encoded by the coding sequence ATGCTGATCGTTCAAAAATTTGGCGGAACTAGCGTGGGAACACTCGAGCGCATAGATGCGGTAGCGCAGCGTGTCATCGAGACTAAAAATAGCGGCGCCGATATCGTCGTGGTCGTCTCTGCGATGAGCGGCGTGACGAACCAGCTCGTGGAGTATTCTGAGTATTTTGGCAAGCACCCGGACCCGGTGGCTACAGATATGCTGCTAAGCTCGGGTGAGCAGGTGACTACGGCGCTTCTTACGATAGCTCTAAATGCAAAAGGCTATCCTTGTGTGGCTCTTACGGGTGCGATGGCCGGCATAGCGACTGATGACGTGCATACTAAAGCTCGCATCGAAGCCATAGACACGACGCGTATGAAAAAGGAGCTAAAAGCGGACAGGATCGTCGTGGTAGCCGGCTTTCAGGGCATAGACGCTCACGGCGATATAACGACGCTTGGACGAGGCGGTAGTGATCTTAGCGCAGTCGCGATAGCCGGGGCTCTAAACGCTGATCTATGTGAAATTTTCACCGATGTAGACGGCGTTTATACGACAGATCCGCGGATAGAAAAAAGAGCCAAAAAGCTTGAAAAAGTAAGCTACGACGAGATGCTCGAGCTGGCAAGCGCAGGGGCTAAAGTCTTGCAAAATCGCTCGGTAGAGCTGGCAAAAAAACTAAACGTAAAGCTTGTAACTAGAAGTAGTTTCAATCACAACGAAGGCACACTCATAGTAAAGGAAGAGGATATGGAAGCAGTTTTGGTAAGCGGCATAGCGCTGGATAAAAATCAAGCAAGAGTAACGCTAAGAGGCGTAGTCGATAAGCCGGGCATCGCGGCTGAAATTTTCACCGCTCTTGCAAAGAAAAACATAAACGTAGATATGATAATACAAAACGTAGGGCACGACGGCACGACAAATTTAGGCTTTACAGTGCCTCAAAACGAGCTGGAGCTCGCAAAAGAGACTATGCAAAAGCTCTCTGCGGCCAGAAACGTGGAGTATGACGATGCGATAGTGAAGGTATCAGTCGTTGGCGTAGGCATGAAAAGCCACAGCGGCGTAGCGTGTCTTGCGTTTGAGACGCTGGCTAAAGAGGGGATAAATATCCAAATGATCTCGACTAGCGAGATAAAAATTTCGATGGTAGTCGATCAAAAATATGGCGAGCTGGCCGTTCGCGTACTTCATGAAGCCTATAAGCTAGACAAATAA
- a CDS encoding divergent polysaccharide deacetylase family protein, with product MSEKKATKKHPSKPKKGRSLNKIYAGVTLLAVLLVMTLTVALNSVNKNTPQVHTTPQIVQNTHENRAAPVTKSAPVVKKEYERRKYPLKFDEDENLSQIFANSKKKDEFSVPKEKKQEHKNAEKESVKAVTEQRSEQNDTKNLLANLPSAIAQSSVKKDKNETAVFEANVSAKTELNASVAPILQKDENKTLPKASSTPLKTQHDQGLLAGKSEKPELKSQKPEPKKQGKQSKRQEFSPAPYVPTKKFSGRPKLVIIIDDVATYEHASMIRSTGLKLTPSIFPMTKDHPNTPNIARGFEFHMIHLPMQAKHFDHPEIGTLNTNDSFESILKRIRKIRADFPRAVYMNNHTGSKFTSDYDAMDKAYRAFISEKFIFMDSKTISHTVVAEVARKYSQPYISRDIFLDDDPSRSGVRRQLVNAVELAKKRSYAIAIGHPKKNTIDVIKESKDTILRDVDVVYLKEIL from the coding sequence TTGAGCGAAAAAAAAGCTACGAAAAAGCACCCTTCAAAGCCTAAAAAAGGGCGCTCTTTAAATAAAATTTATGCAGGTGTAACGTTACTTGCCGTTCTTTTGGTGATGACGCTTACAGTAGCCTTAAATAGCGTAAATAAAAACACTCCGCAAGTCCATACGACGCCGCAAATAGTGCAAAATACGCACGAAAACAGAGCAGCTCCCGTAACAAAAAGCGCCCCCGTGGTCAAAAAAGAGTATGAGAGGCGAAAATATCCGCTGAAATTTGACGAGGATGAAAATTTAAGTCAAATTTTTGCAAATTCCAAGAAAAAGGACGAATTCTCCGTCCCAAAAGAGAAAAAGCAAGAACATAAAAACGCCGAAAAAGAGTCTGTAAAAGCTGTGACCGAGCAAAGATCGGAGCAAAACGACACTAAGAATTTACTAGCGAATTTACCAAGCGCTATCGCTCAAAGTAGCGTCAAAAAGGATAAAAACGAGACTGCCGTTTTTGAGGCAAACGTATCTGCCAAAACCGAGCTAAACGCAAGCGTCGCGCCGATTTTGCAAAAAGATGAAAACAAAACTTTGCCCAAGGCTTCATCCACTCCTTTAAAAACGCAACACGATCAAGGTTTATTAGCCGGCAAATCCGAAAAACCAGAGCTAAAGTCACAAAAACCGGAGCCTAAAAAACAAGGCAAACAGAGCAAAAGACAAGAATTCAGCCCCGCTCCTTACGTGCCGACTAAAAAATTTAGCGGCAGGCCAAAGCTAGTCATAATAATCGACGACGTGGCAACGTATGAGCATGCGAGCATGATCCGCTCGACCGGGCTAAAGCTCACTCCGTCGATATTTCCTATGACCAAAGATCATCCAAATACCCCAAATATCGCAAGAGGGTTTGAATTTCACATGATACACTTGCCTATGCAGGCAAAGCACTTTGATCACCCCGAGATCGGCACTCTAAACACTAACGATAGCTTTGAGAGCATACTAAAAAGGATACGAAAGATACGCGCCGACTTCCCTCGCGCAGTCTATATGAATAATCACACCGGATCGAAATTTACGAGCGATTATGACGCGATGGATAAGGCTTACAGGGCGTTCATAAGCGAGAAATTCATCTTTATGGACAGCAAGACCATCAGCCATACTGTAGTTGCCGAGGTCGCCAGAAAATACTCGCAGCCATACATCTCGCGCGATATTTTTTTGGATGACGATCCGTCTCGCTCGGGAGTGCGCAGGCAGCTCGTAAATGCCGTAGAGCTGGCTAAAAAACGCTCTTACGCGATAGCTATCGGGCATCCAAAGAAAAATACCATAGACGTCATCAAAGAGAGCAAAGATACGATCTTGCGCGATGTCGACGTCGTTTATCTCAAAGAAATTTTATGA
- a CDS encoding HDOD domain-containing protein, with translation MNDSIYKKIKALPPLDDTVIQIQRLHADENSSISDLTKVVEKDPMLTANILRSANSPLYGFSQEITTVARAISLFGMATIRGFALSSTIKKSFSINLEPYGITAQDFLNISTIQNALMYNWYSKIKPKSLEILSPASFMLEIGKIVLAHELTEYNEDEEFKSRLKNIVYPSDLALLETEFLEITNEEVTAKIFEQWNLETELINSILYSNDPEEAPEHIKEYAKALKVIKTAVNIFNQLDDVSIQNTLPLLDEYGFGHDTFLMATAKVKDNL, from the coding sequence ATGAACGACTCTATATATAAAAAGATCAAAGCCCTACCGCCACTTGACGACACGGTCATCCAGATCCAGAGGCTACATGCGGACGAAAACAGCTCCATAAGCGACCTAACCAAAGTCGTCGAAAAAGACCCGATGCTTACGGCAAATATCTTGCGTTCGGCAAATTCGCCTTTATATGGATTTTCTCAGGAGATCACGACCGTTGCGCGCGCTATTTCGCTTTTTGGTATGGCGACGATACGAGGTTTCGCACTTTCAAGCACTATCAAGAAAAGCTTTTCGATAAATTTAGAACCATACGGTATCACAGCGCAAGATTTTTTAAATATTTCCACTATCCAAAACGCACTGATGTATAACTGGTACTCAAAAATCAAGCCAAAAAGCCTTGAAATCTTATCTCCGGCTTCCTTTATGCTAGAGATCGGCAAGATCGTCTTGGCGCACGAGCTGACAGAATATAACGAGGACGAGGAATTTAAATCAAGACTGAAAAATATCGTCTATCCAAGCGATCTGGCACTACTTGAGACGGAATTTTTAGAGATCACCAACGAAGAGGTCACGGCTAAAATTTTCGAACAGTGGAATCTAGAGACCGAGCTCATAAACTCCATCCTCTACTCAAACGACCCGGAGGAAGCTCCGGAACACATAAAAGAATACGCAAAGGCGCTGAAGGTCATAAAAACGGCTGTGAATATATTTAATCAGCTTGATGACGTGAGCATACAAAACACACTTCCACTTCTTGATGAATACGGCTTTGGACACGATACATTTTTAATGGCGACGGCGAAAGTCAAAGACAATCTGTGA
- the queA gene encoding tRNA preQ1(34) S-adenosylmethionine ribosyltransferase-isomerase QueA: MQTNKDINDISSYDYDLPKELIANEPVLPKEQARLLVYFRQTGKIEHLKFKDLCELIPKDTAVVFNDTKVIKARVLGHKQSGGACEVMLNQPLGDAKFSCYVKGRVSAGKILEFADGVSAEILELNSDGTRIVKFSKNGVPLDTAMLFKELEKIGHVPLPPYIKRADKKEDESWYQSIFAANSGAVAAPTASLHFSEDMLKRIKAKHESAYLTLHVGAGTFKGVECEDIRSHVMHSEFYEIPQDTQELINSDKKILGVGTTVTRCVEEFARSKNASGFCKLFLNLNNPPIRQNYLLTNFHLPKSTLIMLVTSFIGLDETMRIYKTAIEERYRFYSYGDGMLVL; encoded by the coding sequence ATGCAGACAAATAAAGACATAAACGACATCTCAAGCTACGACTACGACCTGCCTAAAGAGCTGATAGCCAACGAGCCCGTGCTGCCTAAAGAGCAGGCGCGACTGCTCGTGTATTTTCGCCAAACTGGCAAGATAGAGCATCTAAAATTTAAAGACTTATGCGAGCTCATCCCCAAGGATACTGCGGTCGTTTTTAACGATACGAAGGTCATAAAAGCGCGTGTTTTAGGCCATAAGCAAAGTGGCGGTGCCTGTGAAGTGATGCTAAACCAGCCTCTTGGCGATGCGAAATTCAGCTGCTACGTCAAAGGACGTGTGAGCGCGGGCAAAATTTTAGAATTTGCAGATGGCGTGAGTGCTGAAATTTTAGAGCTAAACAGCGACGGTACCAGGATAGTGAAATTTAGCAAAAATGGCGTGCCATTAGACACTGCGATGCTTTTTAAAGAGCTTGAAAAGATCGGACACGTCCCGCTTCCGCCATACATAAAAAGAGCCGACAAAAAAGAGGACGAGAGCTGGTATCAAAGTATTTTCGCCGCTAATAGCGGTGCAGTCGCGGCTCCTACTGCGAGCCTACACTTTAGCGAGGATATGCTTAAACGTATAAAGGCAAAGCACGAGAGTGCGTATCTGACGCTTCACGTGGGTGCTGGGACATTTAAGGGTGTCGAGTGCGAGGATATCAGGAGCCACGTCATGCACTCGGAATTTTACGAGATCCCGCAAGATACGCAAGAGCTGATAAACAGCGATAAGAAAATTTTAGGCGTCGGAACGACGGTGACTAGGTGCGTGGAGGAGTTTGCAAGGAGTAAAAACGCGAGCGGCTTTTGCAAGCTGTTTTTAAATTTAAACAACCCTCCGATCCGCCAAAACTACCTACTGACGAATTTTCATCTGCCAAAATCGACGCTCATCATGCTAGTTACTAGCTTCATAGGCCTTGATGAGACGATGCGGATCTACAAAACGGCGATAGAGGAGAGATATCGCTTTTACTCCTACGGCGACGGGATGCTGGTGCTATGA
- the tatC gene encoding twin-arginine translocase subunit TatC, whose translation MFEELKPHLVELRKRLAISIFAVIVCFGLCFLFWNPLLAWMTAPLKQALPAGSNIVFTQVQEPFFTAMKVAFFAGLILALPVIFWQFWLFVAPGLYENEKKYVIPFVISATFMFICGAAFCYYVVVPLGFQFLINFGGQLFTAMPSIGEYVGFFTKILIAFGISFELPVITFFLAKIGLVDDLILKKYFRYAVVVIFTFSAIVTPPDVLSQFLMAVPLLGLYGLSILIAKSASQKDEDESEPDAQDADK comes from the coding sequence ATGTTTGAAGAGTTGAAACCACATCTGGTAGAGCTTAGAAAGAGGCTTGCGATCAGCATTTTTGCCGTCATTGTCTGCTTTGGTCTGTGCTTTTTGTTTTGGAACCCTTTGCTCGCATGGATGACCGCTCCGCTGAAACAAGCCTTACCGGCGGGCTCAAATATCGTATTTACACAGGTGCAAGAGCCGTTTTTTACCGCGATGAAGGTCGCGTTTTTCGCAGGCTTGATACTGGCTTTGCCCGTGATATTTTGGCAGTTTTGGCTATTTGTCGCGCCGGGACTTTACGAGAACGAAAAAAAATACGTCATCCCCTTTGTCATCTCGGCTACGTTTATGTTTATCTGCGGGGCTGCATTTTGCTACTATGTGGTCGTGCCGCTTGGTTTTCAATTTCTCATAAATTTTGGCGGACAGCTCTTTACGGCGATGCCGAGCATAGGTGAATACGTCGGCTTTTTCACTAAAATTTTGATCGCGTTTGGCATATCTTTCGAGCTTCCGGTCATCACCTTTTTTCTAGCAAAGATCGGGCTCGTCGATGATTTGATACTTAAAAAATACTTCAGATACGCCGTGGTCGTCATATTTACGTTTTCAGCCATCGTGACGCCTCCTGACGTGCTCAGCCAGTTTTTGATGGCTGTGCCGCTACTGGGACTTTACGGACTTTCTATCCTCATCGCCAAATCCGCCAGCCAAAAAGACGAGGACGAGAGCGAGCCTGACGCACAAGATGCAGACAAATAA
- the ilvC gene encoding ketol-acid reductoisomerase, with protein sequence MAVNIYYDKDCDLSLIQSKKVAIVGFGSQGHAHAENLRDSGVKVVIGLAKGGKSWAKAEAKGFDVKIVSEATKDADVVMILTPDEFQSEIYKKEIEPNLKDGAAIAFGHGFNVHFGQIKAPKNIDVIMIAPKAPGHTVRSEFVRGGGIPDLIAVEQDASGQAKQIALSYASAIGGGRTGIIETTFKDETETDLFGEQAVLCGGLCALVNAGFETLVEAGYEPEMAYFECLHELKLIVDLMYQGGMADMRYSISNTAEYGDYVSGGRVVGEESKRAMKEILKEIQNGKFAKDFILERKAGYVRMNAERGIAERSLLNQTGKKLRAMMPWISAGKLVDQNKN encoded by the coding sequence ATGGCAGTAAATATCTACTATGACAAAGATTGTGATCTTAGCCTCATACAAAGTAAAAAAGTCGCTATCGTCGGCTTTGGCTCGCAAGGACACGCGCACGCGGAAAATTTACGCGACAGCGGCGTAAAGGTCGTGATCGGTCTCGCAAAAGGCGGTAAAAGCTGGGCAAAGGCCGAGGCTAAGGGCTTTGATGTAAAGATCGTCAGCGAAGCTACGAAAGACGCTGATGTCGTTATGATCCTCACACCAGACGAGTTTCAGTCTGAAATTTATAAAAAAGAGATCGAGCCAAATTTAAAAGACGGCGCAGCTATCGCATTTGGCCACGGCTTTAACGTGCATTTTGGTCAGATCAAAGCTCCTAAAAATATAGACGTCATCATGATCGCTCCAAAAGCGCCCGGACACACCGTCAGGAGCGAATTCGTCCGCGGTGGCGGCATCCCTGATCTCATCGCCGTCGAGCAAGATGCCAGCGGGCAGGCCAAGCAAATCGCTCTAAGCTATGCAAGCGCGATAGGTGGAGGTAGAACAGGCATCATCGAGACTACTTTTAAAGACGAGACCGAGACCGATCTTTTTGGCGAGCAGGCTGTGCTTTGCGGTGGGCTTTGCGCTCTTGTAAATGCAGGATTTGAGACGCTAGTTGAGGCCGGATATGAGCCTGAGATGGCGTATTTTGAGTGCCTCCATGAGCTAAAACTCATCGTCGATCTGATGTATCAAGGTGGCATGGCTGACATGCGCTACTCTATCTCAAACACCGCAGAATACGGTGACTACGTGAGCGGTGGACGTGTCGTAGGCGAAGAGAGCAAAAGAGCGATGAAAGAGATTTTAAAAGAGATACAAAACGGCAAATTTGCAAAAGACTTCATACTTGAAAGAAAAGCCGGATATGTGAGGATGAACGCAGAGCGCGGCATCGCGGAGCGTTCGCTACTAAATCAAACCGGTAAAAAACTACGCGCGATGATGCCTTGGATAAGTGCCGGCAAACTCGTAGATCAAAACAAAAACTAA
- the ruvX gene encoding Holliday junction resolvase RuvX, whose product MSEKFMAIDVGLKRVGVAFGTGGIVVPQEPILRKNRNQAAREVSTRVQEYGADTLVVGVPKGGSSEEEMRRRIEHFVSLLETSVKIVYQDEAFSSFEASEIYTDTKRDGRLDSVAAMLILKRYLGIA is encoded by the coding sequence ATGAGCGAAAAATTTATGGCGATAGATGTCGGGCTAAAACGAGTAGGCGTGGCCTTTGGCACGGGCGGCATCGTCGTACCTCAAGAGCCGATTTTAAGGAAAAATCGCAACCAAGCAGCCCGCGAAGTGAGCACCAGAGTGCAAGAATACGGCGCAGATACGCTCGTCGTCGGAGTGCCAAAAGGTGGTAGTAGCGAAGAGGAGATGCGGCGTAGGATCGAGCATTTCGTATCGCTGCTTGAGACCTCGGTCAAGATAGTCTATCAAGATGAGGCGTTTAGTAGCTTTGAAGCGAGTGAAATTTACACCGATACCAAGCGCGACGGTAGGCTTGATAGCGTAGCTGCGATGCTGATTTTGAAGCGATATTTGGGCATTGCTTAG
- the tatB gene encoding Sec-independent protein translocase protein TatB, translating to MFGMSFSEILIIAVVAILVLGPDKLPEAMVQIAKFFKMFKKGINDAKSTFDQEMKIAELKEDARKYKESITQTTQSVRKKLTFEELDELKKGVNEVTGGLNDAVSDIKKSVDTIKNPTNAIKDAVLGENADENSDTKPQKEA from the coding sequence ATGTTTGGTATGAGTTTCTCGGAGATACTGATAATCGCCGTCGTCGCGATATTGGTCCTAGGTCCTGACAAGCTACCTGAAGCGATGGTGCAGATAGCAAAATTTTTTAAAATGTTTAAAAAGGGCATAAACGACGCCAAATCGACCTTCGATCAAGAGATGAAGATCGCCGAGCTAAAAGAGGATGCCAGAAAATACAAAGAAAGCATCACGCAAACGACTCAAAGCGTGCGTAAAAAGCTTACCTTTGAGGAGCTAGACGAGCTCAAAAAGGGAGTGAATGAAGTCACCGGCGGGCTAAATGACGCCGTTAGCGACATAAAAAAAAGCGTCGATACGATCAAAAATCCTACAAATGCCATAAAAGACGCGGTGCTGGGCGAAAATGCCGATGAAAATTCAGATACCAAACCACAAAAAGAGGCGTGA
- the dprA gene encoding DNA-processing protein DprA: MKFLARDELPACLMHLENTPKGLYAIGDVSLLNLPKVAVVGSRKASVYTKECVRDLCTRLKNAGVCVVSGGAIGVDIAAHKAAMPLTIGIFASGLDIIYPPSNAKFIKEIYENSLALSEYENGEPPLAYRFLERNRIVVALCEALVVAQADVKSGSMQSARLAGELGVPVFVLPQRINESGGTNKLLSEGKATLISDYDEFAAKFGDVKFASSSDEILEFCKNGASLDDALSKFGDKIYEYELLGKLEISNLRVKAL, from the coding sequence ATGAAATTTTTAGCTAGAGACGAGCTGCCCGCTTGTTTGATGCATCTTGAAAATACACCAAAAGGACTCTACGCGATCGGCGATGTCTCGCTTTTAAATTTACCAAAGGTCGCAGTCGTGGGTTCTAGAAAGGCGAGCGTTTATACTAAAGAGTGCGTGAGAGATCTTTGCACTAGACTGAAAAATGCCGGTGTTTGCGTCGTGAGCGGCGGAGCTATCGGAGTGGATATCGCTGCACATAAGGCCGCGATGCCCCTTACTATCGGTATCTTTGCAAGCGGACTTGATATCATCTACCCGCCCTCAAATGCAAAATTTATAAAAGAAATCTACGAAAATTCCTTGGCCCTTAGCGAATACGAAAACGGCGAGCCGCCGCTTGCTTATAGATTTTTAGAGCGCAACCGCATAGTAGTGGCGCTTTGCGAGGCGCTAGTCGTAGCTCAGGCCGACGTTAAAAGCGGCTCGATGCAAAGTGCGAGACTGGCCGGAGAGCTTGGCGTACCGGTGTTTGTCCTGCCTCAGCGCATCAACGAAAGCGGTGGTACGAATAAGCTTTTAAGCGAAGGCAAAGCCACGCTGATAAGCGACTACGACGAGTTTGCGGCGAAATTTGGCGATGTAAAATTCGCATCTTCAAGCGATGAAATTTTAGAATTTTGCAAAAACGGAGCGAGCTTGGACGATGCCTTATCGAAATTTGGCGATAAAATTTACGAATACGAGCTTCTTGGCAAGCTTGAGATATCAAATTTAAGAGTAAAAGCCCTATGA